A genomic region of Runella rosea contains the following coding sequences:
- a CDS encoding LytR/AlgR family response regulator transcription factor, whose amino-acid sequence MIRAILIDDEKPATEVLEMKLKRLNMGVQILAKFNQPEAAVEFIRVTAFDILFLDIEMPRLNGFDLLQQFDEFHFDVIFTTAYDQYALRAFRVSALNYLLKPIEESELKDALVSWQQKKIKQLQLPQIQTLHEHLAPKTPPQRMALPTNEGHEIIEISQIVRCMADTSYTHFHLTDGRKLVICRTLKEIEQALEPNGFVRVHHSHLINPHFLRKIVKQEGGYLLMSDGAQVPVTKQKRDWLVEQFNVPGRG is encoded by the coding sequence ATGATACGCGCCATTTTGATTGATGACGAAAAACCCGCTACGGAAGTACTGGAAATGAAGCTCAAACGCCTCAACATGGGCGTGCAGATTTTGGCTAAGTTCAATCAACCAGAGGCGGCGGTGGAATTTATACGCGTTACGGCCTTTGACATTTTGTTTCTTGACATTGAAATGCCACGCCTCAATGGTTTTGACTTGCTACAACAATTTGATGAATTTCATTTTGACGTTATTTTCACCACGGCGTATGACCAATACGCTCTACGGGCATTTCGCGTGAGTGCGTTGAATTACCTGCTCAAACCCATCGAAGAAAGCGAACTGAAAGACGCACTTGTGAGTTGGCAACAGAAGAAAATCAAGCAATTACAACTTCCTCAAATACAGACCTTACACGAACATCTGGCTCCCAAAACACCACCGCAGCGCATGGCGCTTCCGACCAACGAAGGCCACGAAATTATCGAAATAAGTCAGATTGTCCGCTGCATGGCCGATACGAGTTACACGCATTTTCACCTAACCGACGGTCGAAAATTGGTTATTTGCCGCACGCTTAAAGAAATAGAACAGGCATTGGAGCCCAACGGGTTTGTACGGGTGCATCATTCGCACCTCATCAATCCGCATTTTTTACGAAAAATTGTAAAACAGGAAGGTGGCTATCTGTTGATGTCTGACGGGGCGCAGGTACCCGTTACAAAGCAAAAGCGCGATTGGCTGGTGGAGCAATTCAATGTGCCTGGCAGGGGCTGA
- a CDS encoding Uma2 family endonuclease yields MVPAISSSFTAEEYLAFERASQHRHEFIYNTLIEMAGATLEHNRIVKNLFLLVGNYLRSSKSEVLGSDMRVFNPQNGSYFYPDIVISDGEAKTIENDNLINPILVIEVASPSTAVFDKTDKFIAYRSIETLKEYVLISTELPQMEVFRKNDKGEWSVETVHGLDKTAQFQSVDISVLLKDVFEKVF; encoded by the coding sequence ATGGTGCCTGCAATCTCATCTTCTTTTACCGCTGAGGAATACCTTGCCTTCGAACGGGCAAGTCAGCATCGGCATGAATTTATTTACAATACCCTCATTGAAATGGCCGGAGCTACGTTAGAGCATAATCGAATTGTTAAAAATCTATTTTTATTGGTTGGAAATTATTTGCGCTCATCCAAATCTGAAGTCTTAGGCAGTGATATGCGCGTTTTTAATCCTCAGAACGGCAGCTATTTTTACCCAGATATAGTGATAAGCGACGGCGAAGCAAAAACAATAGAAAATGATAATCTGATCAATCCGATTTTGGTAATCGAAGTGGCTTCGCCTTCCACGGCGGTGTTTGACAAAACCGATAAATTCATTGCGTATCGAAGCATTGAAACGCTTAAAGAGTATGTGCTGATCTCCACCGAACTGCCTCAAATGGAGGTGTTTCGCAAAAATGACAAAGGAGAATGGAGCGTAGAAACCGTGCATGGATTAGACAAAACGGCACAATTTCAGTCAGTTGATATATCAGTTTTACTGAAAGATGTTTTTGAAAAAGTTTTTTAA
- the guaA gene encoding glutamine-hydrolyzing GMP synthase, whose product MSEQILILDFGSQFTQLIARRVRELNIYCEIHPFNKIPEITPDIKGVILSGSPYSVRDEGSPRVDMGLFRGKVPLLGVCYGAQLLAHTLGGEVKASKHREYGRAMLTHHSHSALLDTVSPITQVWMSHGDTIVSVPESFKIIGETDSVKVAAFHIEGEQTYGIQFHPEVTHSVEGKNILKNFVVDICGCAQDWTAASFVESTIADLKARLGNDKVVMALSGGVDSTVAASLVHHAIGKNLYCIFVDNGLLRKDEYESVLHSYLDMGLNIKGVDAKAHFYGVLAGLTDPEAKRKAIGKAFIDIFDQEAHLIEDVKWLGQGTIYPDVIESVSVKGPSATIKSHHNVGGLPDYMKLKIVEPLNTLFKDEVRAVGRTLELPEAILKRHPFPGPGLAIRILGDITAEKVAILQDVDAIFINGLKTRGLYDQVWQAGAMLLPIQSVGVMGDERTYERVVALRAVTSVDGMTADWAHLPYDFLADVSNEIINRVKGVNRVVYDISSKPPATIEWE is encoded by the coding sequence ATGTCCGAACAAATTCTGATTCTTGATTTCGGTTCGCAATTTACCCAACTCATCGCTCGACGCGTCCGCGAACTGAACATTTACTGCGAAATCCATCCCTTCAATAAAATCCCCGAAATTACGCCTGATATTAAGGGAGTTATCCTTTCGGGAAGCCCCTATTCTGTGCGAGACGAAGGCTCACCACGGGTAGATATGGGCTTATTCAGGGGCAAAGTACCTTTATTGGGGGTGTGCTACGGAGCGCAACTGCTCGCCCACACGCTGGGCGGCGAAGTCAAAGCCTCCAAACACCGCGAGTATGGCCGGGCCATGCTCACGCACCATTCACATTCAGCACTTTTGGATACGGTCTCCCCGATTACCCAAGTGTGGATGTCGCATGGTGATACTATCGTTTCTGTTCCCGAATCCTTCAAAATCATCGGCGAAACCGATTCTGTAAAGGTGGCGGCTTTTCATATCGAGGGCGAGCAAACCTACGGAATTCAGTTCCACCCCGAAGTGACGCACTCCGTAGAAGGAAAAAATATCCTCAAAAACTTTGTCGTAGACATCTGCGGCTGCGCGCAAGATTGGACGGCGGCCTCGTTTGTAGAAAGTACCATCGCTGACCTCAAAGCCCGATTGGGTAATGACAAAGTAGTGATGGCCCTTTCGGGCGGCGTTGACTCGACCGTAGCAGCGTCGTTGGTCCACCATGCAATTGGAAAAAATCTGTACTGTATTTTTGTAGACAACGGTCTGTTGCGCAAAGACGAATACGAAAGCGTACTACACTCCTACTTAGATATGGGACTGAATATCAAAGGAGTAGATGCTAAAGCGCATTTTTATGGCGTACTGGCAGGCCTCACCGACCCCGAAGCCAAGCGCAAGGCCATCGGTAAAGCCTTCATTGATATTTTTGACCAAGAAGCCCATTTGATTGAAGATGTAAAATGGCTGGGTCAAGGCACAATTTATCCCGATGTGATTGAGTCGGTTTCGGTCAAAGGGCCGTCGGCAACCATCAAATCACACCACAATGTTGGCGGTTTGCCCGATTACATGAAGTTGAAAATCGTTGAGCCGCTCAATACCCTTTTTAAAGATGAGGTTCGGGCTGTAGGCCGTACGTTGGAGCTTCCAGAAGCTATTTTAAAACGCCATCCTTTCCCTGGTCCGGGGCTTGCTATTCGGATTTTGGGCGATATTACGGCCGAAAAAGTGGCCATTTTACAGGACGTTGACGCTATTTTCATCAACGGTCTCAAAACCCGTGGCCTATACGATCAAGTATGGCAGGCAGGCGCGATGTTGCTCCCCATACAAAGCGTAGGAGTGATGGGGGACGAACGTACCTATGAACGCGTAGTGGCACTGCGGGCCGTGACATCGGTCGATGGGATGACTGCCGACTGGGCACACTTACCCTACGATTTTTTGGCAGATGTTTCCAACGAAATCATCAACCGGGTTAAAGGTGTTAACCGCGTGGTGTATGATATTTCGTCAAAACCTCCCGCTACGATTGAATGGGAATAA
- a CDS encoding histidine kinase: MKKLKHRLLMVGRLLFLVGILIAFHAKAQPDTLRLSEFKEHRMLFEKATFTTTPLREKRQIPSLFFTNQFSNWQRLTPQSPTYADQIHWLHFRVHNDTDTAQTIYINVHSANQIVVFHVAYNGQISTLRSGYMTPSSKWALPEDDRYIPLIFPKGATFDLLAQLSNYAGILPFWTGAQSPKPSFRLQLEKESFYLKKTLREYRQNRPEFQYRSWIQGALALAVLFVGLLYLKYCQRIYAYYWAYILCGFLFSLLKTRAYTPIGQSLGEWPLLKNHLMESLLWWGIGAYLLFMTELLNLTKTHPLMQRWFRRLALLLAGYGFVYITVMLLTNDGGFQQFSFWGGRFIALPIYVFTLIWMSRSVRSPMVPYVIWANSMLGLFGILAWLRAGEVILKGIKLPANMDDLLTLSFAVVAEIIVLSLALAHRYRLLEKEKTESQLAYYEELQNKSFYEKRMAETEMLALRSQMNPHFLFNSLNSLEYLILSNDEHKATGYLAKFSKLLRMILNHSREESILLEEELTALRYYLDIEATRLGEGFTYSIEVADSVDTQRLIIPPLLLQPFVENAIWHGLMPSDKLPKNLRIGVRLADAHRIEFEIEDNGIGRKKAAELRSRSSVKRKSYGMDITQQRIALFNRNYPNQLSIEINDLKREKETGTLVKIVYNLSDEPTNET; the protein is encoded by the coding sequence TTGAAAAAACTAAAACACCGCCTGCTGATGGTTGGCCGCCTTTTATTTCTGGTTGGCATTTTGATTGCGTTTCACGCCAAAGCCCAGCCCGACACCCTACGTTTGAGTGAATTCAAAGAGCATCGAATGCTTTTTGAAAAGGCCACATTTACTACTACACCCCTCCGGGAAAAACGACAGATTCCATCGCTTTTTTTTACCAATCAGTTTTCCAATTGGCAACGACTGACTCCTCAATCCCCCACCTACGCCGACCAAATCCATTGGCTGCATTTTCGGGTACATAACGATACCGACACTGCGCAAACCATTTACATCAATGTACATTCTGCCAACCAAATCGTTGTTTTTCACGTAGCCTACAACGGCCAAATAAGTACGCTTAGGAGTGGCTACATGACGCCATCTTCCAAATGGGCGCTCCCCGAAGATGACCGCTACATTCCCTTGATTTTCCCCAAAGGCGCGACCTTTGACCTACTGGCCCAACTTTCCAACTATGCGGGTATTTTGCCTTTTTGGACGGGTGCCCAATCTCCGAAGCCTTCGTTTCGCTTACAGCTCGAAAAAGAATCCTTTTACCTAAAAAAGACCCTGCGCGAGTACCGCCAAAACAGGCCCGAATTTCAATATCGAAGCTGGATTCAGGGGGCATTAGCGCTTGCCGTGTTGTTTGTAGGATTGTTGTATCTCAAATATTGCCAACGAATTTACGCCTATTATTGGGCCTATATCCTGTGCGGATTTTTGTTTTCACTGCTCAAAACCCGCGCGTATACGCCTATTGGACAAAGCCTTGGCGAATGGCCACTGCTCAAAAACCATCTGATGGAATCACTGCTTTGGTGGGGCATCGGGGCGTATTTGTTGTTCATGACCGAACTGCTCAACCTCACCAAAACCCATCCGCTCATGCAGCGGTGGTTTCGCCGGTTGGCGCTCTTGCTGGCGGGGTATGGGTTTGTCTATATCACGGTTATGCTATTGACCAACGACGGCGGCTTCCAGCAATTTTCGTTTTGGGGCGGGCGATTTATCGCCTTGCCGATTTATGTATTTACGCTCATTTGGATGAGTCGAAGTGTGCGTTCACCGATGGTTCCGTACGTGATTTGGGCCAACTCTATGCTTGGGTTATTTGGGATATTAGCGTGGCTTCGGGCGGGAGAAGTGATTCTGAAAGGCATCAAACTTCCCGCCAATATGGATGATTTATTGACGCTCTCATTTGCCGTGGTGGCCGAAATCATCGTACTTTCGTTGGCTCTGGCTCACCGATACCGTTTGTTGGAAAAAGAAAAAACCGAGAGCCAACTGGCTTATTATGAAGAACTTCAAAACAAGTCCTTTTACGAGAAGCGCATGGCCGAAACCGAAATGCTGGCCCTACGCAGTCAGATGAATCCGCATTTTTTGTTCAACAGCCTCAATTCGCTGGAATACTTGATTTTATCCAACGACGAACATAAAGCGACTGGCTACTTGGCCAAATTTTCAAAACTACTGCGGATGATTCTCAACCATTCGCGCGAAGAATCGATTCTGCTTGAAGAAGAGCTAACCGCACTACGGTATTATCTCGACATTGAAGCCACGCGCTTGGGCGAGGGCTTTACGTATTCCATTGAGGTAGCCGACAGCGTAGATACCCAACGTCTTATCATTCCACCGTTGTTATTACAGCCGTTTGTGGAGAATGCCATTTGGCACGGCCTGATGCCTTCTGATAAACTCCCTAAAAATCTCCGTATAGGTGTCCGACTAGCCGACGCTCACCGTATTGAGTTTGAAATTGAAGACAACGGAATTGGCCGAAAAAAAGCAGCGGAGTTGCGGAGTCGCTCGTCGGTGAAACGAAAATCGTACGGAATGGACATTACGCAGCAGCGCATCGCGCTTTTTAACCGAAATTACCCCAACCAACTTTCCATCGAAATCAACGATTTAAAGCGCGAAAAAGAAACCGGAACGTTGGTAAAGATTGTATATAATTTATCGGATGAACCTACTAACGAAACCTAA